ATCGGGTCGTTCCGGAAGACCACGCGGCGTCCAACACCGGCAAGATCCGCGCGCTGTTCGAGCGGGTCGGCGCGCGCGTGATCGCGCTCGAACCCGATGCCGCTCCGCCCCGTTTCGCACTGGTGTGGCTTGGCATGGGCGCGGACGGGCACATCGCATCGCTGTTCCCCAACACCGATCCGCAGCCCGACGATCCGCAGGCCGTTCGCCGCCTTACGCCCGATCCGCTTCCGCCCGAAGCGCCGTTCGACCGCATCACGCTGACCATGCCCGCCTTGCTCGATTGCGAGCGAATGATCTTCGTCATCCGCGGCAAGGACAAGCGCGCGGTGTTCGAGGCGGCGGTTGCGGACCAACACGACCTGCCGATCGCGCGGCTCCTCAGGGCGGCCGAAAATCGCGCGGGCCTCGCGATCACATGCTTCACCTGATCGCCCATGGGATCGAGCGTCTGCTCCCGGCACCGATCCACCGCGCGCTGCTGCCGATCGCGCATCGCATTCGCCATCGCTGGCGGCTGTGGCGCAAGGCCGAGCTGGTCGGCTGCTGCGTGGTTATCGGCGACCGGACGGGCAACGTGCTGTTGTTGAGACATTCCTACGGGCCGCAGGTCTGGGCGCTTCCCGGCGGCGGGATCGGCGCTGGCGAAGAGCCGGAGGATGCGGCACGCCGCGAGGTGCGCGAGGAGCTCGGCATTGCGCTGGACGCGATGCAGAGCCTTGGCACCATCGAGGAAGAGATATCCGGCTCGCGTCATAGAGCGCACCTGTTCGCCGCGACCAGCGATGCACGGCCCCGGCCAGACCTACGCGAAGTGGTGGAGGCGCGGTTCTTCCCGACCCACTCGCTCCCCGAACCACTGGGCCGGATCACGCGCGAGCGGATCGATATCTGGCGGCGGCGCGCTATCGGGGGCGATCACAGCAGCGAGAGCTGAGCGTCGTCCGTCTTCGGCGCATCTTCTTCCTCGCCATGGTCGAGGTTCGACAGCGTCAGCCCCATTAGCCGGATCGGCATGGGGAGCGGCAGCGCCTCCTCGAGCAGTTCGCGACCCAATCGCCCGAACTCGGCCTTGTCCTCGACCCAGTGCGTGACCGATTTCGCGCGGGTCATGATCTGGAAATCGGTGAACTTCATCTTGAGTGTCACCGTCCGCCCGCGGGCTTTCGCGTTTTCGATCCGCTCCCATACGATGTCGATGATGTTTTCCAGCGTCTCGCGCAGCTGCGCGCCGGACGAGATATCCTCGCTGAACGTGCGTTCTCCGCCGACCGACTTGCGGATGCGGTGCGCACGCACGGGCCGCAGGTCGATCCCCCGCGCGGCGC
The Erythrobacter sp. JK5 DNA segment above includes these coding regions:
- a CDS encoding 6-phosphogluconolactonase — encoded protein: MRQITFNEAADDAAIADWLETELRSALRANAGRVAIAVPGGSTPFPIFEVLVGRELDFARIDVWPGDDRVVPEDHAASNTGKIRALFERVGARVIALEPDAAPPRFALVWLGMGADGHIASLFPNTDPQPDDPQAVRRLTPDPLPPEAPFDRITLTMPALLDCERMIFVIRGKDKRAVFEAAVADQHDLPIARLLRAAENRAGLAITCFT
- a CDS encoding NUDIX hydrolase, whose amino-acid sequence is MLHLIAHGIERLLPAPIHRALLPIAHRIRHRWRLWRKAELVGCCVVIGDRTGNVLLLRHSYGPQVWALPGGGIGAGEEPEDAARREVREELGIALDAMQSLGTIEEEISGSRHRAHLFAATSDARPRPDLREVVEARFFPTHSLPEPLGRITRERIDIWRRRAIGGDHSSES